A stretch of the Buchananella sp. 14KM1171 genome encodes the following:
- a CDS encoding DUF3073 domain-containing protein — MGRGRQKAKQTKVARRLKYYSPETDYQALERELSSTSSGAGYDYDDVPPAIDDWDDYTPTR, encoded by the coding sequence ATGGGGCGCGGCCGTCAGAAGGCAAAGCAGACCAAGGTAGCGCGGAGGCTGAAGTACTACAGCCCGGAGACCGACTACCAGGCACTGGAGCGGGAGCTATCCTCCACGAGTAGCGGGGCTGGCTACGACTACGACGACGTTCCGCCGGCCATCGACGACTGGGACGACTACACCCCCACGCGCTGA
- the purF gene encoding amidophosphoribosyltransferase: MRPDGTLTVELDPTEGGQDECGVFGVWSPGEDVAQLTYYGLFALQHRGTQSAGIATSDGSNIIVYKDMGLVSQVFDDKVLGTMPGHLSVGHVRYATQGPDRWENAQPMLGPTASGTLVLAHNGNLTNTRTLMRIIQERFGEDLTGELGRGSSTDTAVLASLVGGVSFAQQQAAEAGAGGDDAAAQAGGSTGQILAGGSEDGAGGTSATPGASVGDAAVKPVEGVQITSACAPRRIIPAGALRHQLLPAVREVLPMLNGAFSLVFMDETTLYAARDRNGVRPLVLGRLERGWAVASETAALDIIGATFVREVEPGEIIAIDEDGVHSEHFAPSNPKGCVFEYVYLARPDTVVAGRSIQASRLAMGELLARDYPVDADLVIPTPDSGTPAAIGYARGSGIPYGMGLVKNAYVGRTFIQPTQTIRQRGIRLKLNPLRHVIEGKRLVVIDDSIVRGNTQRALVRMLREAGAKEVHVRISSPPVLWPCFYGIDFATRAELISAGMDVQQVCESIGADSLGYLSLEAMVEASGQSEDQLCTACFTGEYPIPVEGVTDGTSTHEPVVLPRRTRMPSAYRGSK; this comes from the coding sequence ATGAGACCGGATGGCACCCTCACCGTAGAGCTCGACCCCACCGAGGGAGGGCAGGACGAATGCGGAGTATTCGGAGTCTGGTCGCCGGGTGAGGACGTTGCCCAACTGACTTACTACGGTCTTTTCGCGTTGCAGCATCGCGGCACCCAGTCCGCCGGCATCGCTACCTCCGACGGCTCCAACATCATCGTCTACAAGGACATGGGGCTGGTTTCGCAGGTGTTCGACGACAAGGTGCTGGGGACAATGCCCGGTCATCTCTCGGTGGGGCACGTCCGGTACGCCACGCAAGGCCCGGACCGGTGGGAGAACGCCCAGCCCATGCTGGGGCCCACGGCATCCGGCACGCTGGTGTTGGCCCACAACGGCAACCTCACCAACACGCGCACGCTGATGCGGATAATTCAGGAACGCTTTGGCGAGGACCTCACGGGTGAGCTTGGGCGGGGCTCCTCCACAGACACCGCAGTGCTTGCCTCGCTGGTTGGTGGCGTTTCTTTTGCTCAACAGCAGGCCGCTGAGGCGGGCGCTGGCGGGGACGACGCTGCCGCCCAGGCCGGTGGCTCAACTGGTCAGATTCTGGCCGGCGGGAGCGAGGACGGGGCGGGCGGAACGTCGGCCACCCCGGGGGCGAGCGTGGGGGACGCGGCAGTAAAGCCGGTGGAGGGCGTGCAGATCACCTCCGCGTGCGCGCCGCGCCGCATCATCCCCGCAGGGGCGCTGCGCCACCAGCTGCTGCCGGCGGTGCGGGAGGTGCTGCCGATGTTGAACGGCGCGTTTTCGCTGGTTTTCATGGACGAGACCACCCTGTACGCGGCGCGAGACCGCAACGGCGTGCGCCCGCTGGTGTTGGGTCGGCTGGAGCGGGGCTGGGCGGTGGCCTCAGAGACTGCGGCGTTGGACATCATCGGGGCCACGTTCGTGCGGGAGGTGGAGCCGGGCGAGATCATTGCCATCGACGAGGACGGCGTGCACAGCGAGCACTTTGCCCCCTCCAACCCCAAGGGGTGCGTGTTCGAGTACGTCTACCTGGCCCGCCCCGACACGGTGGTGGCCGGGCGCTCCATCCAGGCCTCCCGCCTGGCGATGGGCGAGCTGCTGGCGCGCGACTACCCGGTGGACGCCGACCTGGTGATCCCCACCCCGGATTCCGGCACGCCCGCCGCGATCGGCTACGCGCGCGGCTCCGGTATCCCCTACGGCATGGGCCTGGTGAAGAACGCTTACGTGGGCCGCACCTTCATCCAGCCCACCCAGACCATCCGCCAGCGCGGCATCCGCTTGAAGCTCAACCCGTTGCGGCACGTGATCGAGGGCAAGCGCCTGGTGGTGATCGACGACTCGATCGTGCGCGGTAACACCCAGCGCGCCCTGGTGCGCATGCTGCGGGAGGCCGGCGCCAAGGAGGTGCACGTGCGCATCTCCTCCCCGCCGGTGCTGTGGCCGTGCTTCTATGGCATCGACTTCGCCACCCGCGCCGAGCTGATCTCCGCCGGCATGGACGTGCAGCAGGTGTGCGAGTCGATCGGCGCGGACTCCCTGGGTTACCTGTCCCTGGAGGCGATGGTGGAGGCCAGTGGCCAGAGCGAGGACCAGCTGTGCACCGCCTGCTTCACCGGCGAATACCCGATCCCTGTGGAGGGCGTCACCGACGGCACCTCCACCCACGAACCCGTGGTGCTGCCCCGCCGCACCCGCATGCCCAGCGCCTACCGAGGGAGCAAGTAA
- a CDS encoding DUF3618 domain-containing protein, which produces MSRTPEEIEAELNKVRAELTQDVSDLTQLLSPAKLGETVKETVKSAGRSAWNDTKERSRAFVEKVKSGDRESIAAAAVGLSLVAGLVLLRFTRKR; this is translated from the coding sequence GTGAGCCGCACCCCCGAAGAGATTGAGGCCGAGCTCAACAAGGTGCGCGCCGAGCTCACCCAGGACGTCAGTGACCTGACGCAGCTGCTTTCCCCCGCCAAGCTGGGCGAGACCGTCAAGGAGACGGTCAAGTCCGCGGGCCGCTCCGCCTGGAACGACACCAAGGAGCGCTCGCGCGCTTTTGTGGAGAAGGTCAAGAGCGGGGACAGGGAGTCGATCGCGGCCGCCGCCGTGGGTCTTTCCCTGGTGGCGGGCCTGGTGCTGCTCCGCTTCACCCGCAAGCGCTAA
- the purM gene encoding phosphoribosylformylglycinamidine cyclo-ligase, protein MTEPLSYRSAGVDTEAGDRAVELMKAAVGRTHGPLVVGGQGGFAGMVDASALRDYSRPLLATSTDGVGTKIALARALDIHHTIGQDLVAMVVDDVVVVGATPLLMTDYIACGRVVPERIANIVRGIAEACEEVGVPLLGGETAEHPGVMEPDDYDIAGAATGVVEADAVLGPQHVREGDVLIALPASGLHSNGYSLVRKVLEVSGTPLERHVEEFGRTMGEELLEPTRLYTRPCLDLIDALGGTTGALVDDAAAGRAAIGGVHSLSHVTGAGLAANVARVLPTGLAAVIDRGTWVVPPVFDVLGRLGGVSWDDLEVTLNLGVGMVAIVAPEHVDAALAAARREGSEPWVLGEVYTEEGAALRAPEARVTTGAKGVTGGSVRMVGAYRTA, encoded by the coding sequence ATGACCGAGCCGTTGAGCTACCGCAGCGCCGGAGTGGACACCGAGGCCGGGGACCGCGCCGTCGAGCTGATGAAGGCGGCGGTGGGGCGCACCCACGGTCCGCTGGTGGTGGGCGGCCAGGGTGGCTTCGCCGGCATGGTGGACGCCTCCGCGCTGCGCGACTACTCGCGCCCGCTGCTGGCCACCTCCACCGACGGCGTGGGCACGAAGATCGCGTTGGCGCGCGCCCTGGACATCCACCATACGATCGGCCAGGACCTGGTGGCGATGGTGGTGGACGACGTCGTGGTGGTGGGTGCCACCCCGCTGCTGATGACCGACTACATCGCCTGCGGCCGCGTGGTGCCCGAGCGCATCGCGAACATCGTGCGCGGCATCGCCGAGGCCTGCGAGGAGGTGGGCGTGCCGCTGCTGGGTGGCGAGACCGCCGAGCATCCGGGCGTGATGGAGCCGGACGACTACGACATCGCGGGCGCCGCCACCGGCGTGGTGGAGGCCGACGCGGTGCTGGGCCCGCAGCACGTGCGCGAGGGCGACGTGCTGATCGCGCTGCCCGCCTCCGGCCTGCACTCCAACGGCTACTCCCTGGTGCGCAAGGTGCTGGAGGTCAGCGGCACCCCGCTGGAGCGCCACGTGGAGGAGTTCGGCCGCACCATGGGTGAGGAGCTGCTGGAGCCCACCCGCCTCTACACCCGCCCCTGCCTGGACCTGATTGACGCGCTGGGTGGCACCACCGGAGCCTTGGTGGACGACGCTGCCGCCGGCCGCGCCGCGATCGGTGGCGTGCACTCCTTGTCGCACGTGACCGGGGCCGGTCTGGCCGCGAACGTGGCCCGCGTCCTGCCCACCGGGCTGGCGGCCGTGATCGACCGGGGCACCTGGGTGGTGCCGCCGGTGTTCGACGTGCTGGGCCGCCTGGGCGGGGTGAGCTGGGACGACCTGGAGGTGACCCTGAACCTGGGCGTGGGCATGGTGGCGATCGTGGCCCCCGAGCACGTGGACGCTGCCCTCGCGGCGGCGCGCCGCGAGGGCAGCGAGCCGTGGGTGCTGGGTGAGGTCTACACCGAGGAGGGCGCGGCCCTGCGGGCGCCCGAGGCTCGCGTCACCACGGGCGCCAAGGGCGTCACCGGTGGCAGCGTGCGCATGGTGGGCGCCTACCGGACGGCCTAA
- a CDS encoding family 20 glycosylhydrolase, whose protein sequence is MKSKRLAALAASLALAATGLLSVAGAQVAVADETPAPAALTGEGLLGVVPALKTVNMANGVAPWRPTAETRVVLDEMSRVDYEAEARVFARDLGELDVFTEAPPVVKVTIDQVKKTDIVLTVGQVDAPGFDRYRVEAGANRAVWITAPEADGLWNGTRTVLQSLKSAGAVQAATVIDWADYEVRSLHVDAARKYFSPDWFKAQIKRLSLYKLNEIQLHFSENEGFRLEIKGYPEVLSTQFISQAELAEIIAVAAEYHVDVVPAMDVPGHMHQVLKAHPEWAIGTDEVGKKVLDYSKPVVRKFVTDVITELAPLFPSKKWHMGGDEVFDPDRLNQLTTKYPQLAQYARDNVNASASVMDGYMHYLGTVDAALNAAGFETVRVWNDALYTGTHGTLPSDVQVTYWTKWHRTMPSTAKLIEKGHKLINYNDGFFYYVLPKCPTCAYNQRVPASAIYENWVPTLFSGRQTVDKEHVLGSSYAIWADKPDLETEQVVANGIRLPLAAMAERVYSPGVSKATYEVWEHRVDVIDGLKTGFPPEPPADRAIPVDDITVTATSEETNREDGRAVNVLDGRTDTLWHSAWSTGHTNLPHSLTFDLKRSYPINGLRYTSRQDLADDPSNSMVRNYRIYVSNDGQTWGDPVASGSFPRGAITKEVDFTKVEARYVKFEAVTAQVGSRFASAAEIRILQDVAAEPTPTPTTPQPKVATPVTSIEKNDAPGTGNDTYTIPTTEGVVYKVLGVAQSAGVKKVPSGIASVVVTAEAAQGYVLAEGATTRYELSFSTTVPPKQANPPATLVTDDKPGTGNDTVTIPEVEGIYFTVNGLAVPTGIYKVPAGVAAVRVIAMAKTGYFMAPGSTASWDLVFSVEEPTPTPTPPVDPTPTPTPPAPTTPAPTTPAPTTPAPQPPVMEPGVGRLAGADRVDTALAAFELRPQGTDTVVLTTGRVYADAVAAGPLAKALKAPVVLTVTPDLEAKVLTALTDAKIKKVTILGGTSSVSIGAERTLRSAGMKVERVAGGDRYDTAARAADKTARLGAAPKHIFVADGRNFPDALAAGVAAANSEGVLVLSNGTQLPARSLAVIDHFPSAKVVAAGGAAIKALAEEGFVGGVTMTAVSGTSRYETAAKLASYSQGAEVGFLASGEVFADALAGGAAAANYGGPLLLTEPGKLPAVTGQAIQDSKVKRVNVLGGPRSVDASVVAAVQALLK, encoded by the coding sequence ATGAAGTCGAAGAGACTTGCTGCCCTCGCCGCTAGTTTGGCGCTGGCAGCAACAGGATTATTGAGTGTCGCGGGTGCCCAGGTGGCAGTTGCGGACGAGACGCCGGCACCGGCAGCCCTCACGGGTGAGGGCCTGCTGGGAGTCGTGCCCGCCCTAAAGACCGTGAACATGGCCAACGGAGTGGCGCCGTGGCGTCCCACCGCCGAGACCCGGGTGGTCCTCGATGAGATGTCCCGCGTGGACTACGAGGCCGAGGCCCGGGTGTTCGCGCGTGACCTGGGTGAACTGGACGTGTTCACCGAAGCCCCGCCGGTAGTCAAGGTCACGATCGACCAGGTCAAGAAGACCGACATCGTGCTGACCGTCGGGCAGGTGGACGCCCCCGGCTTTGACCGCTACCGGGTCGAGGCCGGCGCCAACCGGGCCGTCTGGATCACCGCCCCGGAGGCGGACGGCCTCTGGAACGGCACGCGCACCGTGCTGCAGTCCCTCAAGAGCGCCGGCGCCGTGCAGGCCGCGACCGTGATCGACTGGGCGGACTACGAGGTCCGCTCCCTGCACGTGGACGCGGCGCGCAAGTACTTCAGCCCCGACTGGTTCAAGGCGCAGATCAAGCGCCTGAGCCTCTACAAGCTCAACGAGATCCAGCTGCACTTCTCTGAGAACGAGGGCTTCCGCCTGGAGATCAAGGGCTACCCGGAGGTGCTCTCCACCCAGTTCATCTCCCAGGCTGAGCTGGCAGAGATCATCGCTGTCGCGGCGGAGTACCACGTTGACGTGGTGCCGGCGATGGACGTGCCCGGCCACATGCACCAGGTGCTCAAGGCGCACCCGGAGTGGGCCATCGGGACCGACGAGGTGGGGAAGAAGGTGCTGGACTACTCCAAGCCCGTGGTCCGCAAGTTCGTCACCGACGTCATCACCGAGCTCGCCCCGCTGTTCCCCTCCAAGAAGTGGCACATGGGCGGCGACGAGGTATTCGACCCCGACCGCCTCAACCAGCTGACGACCAAGTACCCGCAGCTGGCCCAGTACGCCCGTGACAACGTCAACGCGAGCGCCTCGGTAATGGATGGCTACATGCACTACCTGGGCACCGTGGACGCCGCCTTGAACGCCGCCGGCTTTGAGACCGTGCGCGTGTGGAACGACGCCCTCTACACCGGCACCCACGGCACGCTGCCCTCTGACGTGCAGGTGACCTACTGGACCAAGTGGCACCGCACCATGCCCAGCACCGCCAAGCTGATCGAGAAGGGCCACAAGCTCATCAACTACAACGACGGCTTCTTCTACTACGTGCTGCCCAAGTGCCCCACCTGCGCCTACAACCAGCGCGTCCCCGCCTCCGCGATCTACGAGAACTGGGTTCCCACCCTGTTCAGCGGCCGCCAGACCGTGGACAAGGAGCACGTGCTGGGCTCCTCCTACGCGATCTGGGCCGACAAGCCGGACCTGGAGACCGAGCAAGTGGTGGCAAACGGCATCCGCCTGCCGCTGGCCGCCATGGCCGAGCGGGTCTACTCGCCCGGTGTTTCCAAGGCCACCTACGAGGTGTGGGAGCACCGCGTGGACGTGATCGACGGCCTAAAGACCGGCTTCCCGCCGGAGCCGCCGGCCGACCGCGCCATCCCGGTGGACGACATCACTGTCACCGCGACCTCCGAGGAGACCAACCGTGAGGACGGTCGGGCGGTCAACGTGCTCGACGGCCGCACCGACACCCTTTGGCACTCGGCGTGGTCCACCGGCCACACCAACCTGCCGCACTCGCTCACCTTCGACCTCAAGCGCTCCTACCCGATCAACGGCCTGCGCTACACCTCCCGCCAGGACCTGGCGGACGACCCGAGCAACTCGATGGTGCGCAACTACCGCATCTACGTCTCCAACGACGGACAGACCTGGGGCGACCCGGTTGCCTCCGGCTCGTTCCCGCGCGGCGCGATCACCAAGGAGGTCGACTTCACCAAGGTGGAGGCCCGCTACGTGAAGTTCGAGGCCGTCACGGCCCAGGTGGGCAGCCGCTTCGCCAGCGCCGCGGAAATCCGGATCCTGCAGGACGTGGCCGCAGAGCCGACCCCGACTCCCACCACCCCGCAGCCCAAGGTCGCCACCCCAGTGACCTCGATCGAGAAGAACGACGCCCCCGGCACCGGCAACGACACCTACACCATCCCGACCACCGAGGGTGTGGTCTACAAGGTGCTGGGCGTGGCCCAGAGCGCCGGCGTGAAGAAGGTGCCCAGCGGCATCGCCTCCGTGGTCGTCACCGCCGAGGCCGCCCAGGGCTACGTGCTGGCCGAGGGCGCAACCACCCGCTACGAGCTCAGCTTCAGCACCACGGTGCCGCCCAAGCAGGCCAACCCGCCGGCGACCCTGGTGACCGACGACAAGCCGGGCACCGGCAACGACACGGTCACCATCCCCGAGGTGGAGGGCATCTACTTCACCGTCAACGGTCTGGCCGTGCCCACGGGTATCTACAAGGTGCCCGCCGGCGTAGCGGCGGTGCGAGTCATCGCCATGGCCAAGACCGGCTACTTCATGGCCCCGGGCAGCACGGCCAGCTGGGACCTGGTCTTCAGCGTGGAGGAGCCGACCCCGACGCCGACGCCGCCGGTGGACCCCACCCCGACGCCGACGCCGCCGGCCCCGACCACCCCTGCACCGACGACCCCGGCGCCGACCACCCCGGCCCCGCAGCCGCCGGTGATGGAGCCCGGAGTGGGCCGACTGGCCGGCGCTGACCGCGTGGACACCGCCCTGGCCGCGTTCGAGCTGCGCCCGCAGGGCACGGACACGGTAGTCCTCACCACCGGGCGCGTGTACGCGGACGCCGTCGCGGCCGGCCCCCTGGCCAAGGCCCTCAAGGCACCGGTGGTGCTCACCGTGACCCCCGACCTGGAGGCCAAGGTGCTCACCGCGCTCACCGACGCGAAGATCAAGAAGGTCACCATCCTGGGCGGAACGTCGTCCGTCTCCATCGGCGCCGAGCGAACCCTGCGCAGCGCCGGCATGAAGGTGGAGCGCGTCGCCGGCGGCGACCGCTACGACACCGCCGCCAGGGCGGCCGACAAGACCGCCCGCCTGGGTGCAGCGCCCAAGCACATCTTCGTGGCGGACGGGCGCAACTTCCCCGATGCGCTCGCGGCCGGTGTCGCGGCAGCCAACTCCGAGGGCGTGCTGGTGCTGTCCAACGGCACCCAGCTGCCCGCCAGATCGCTCGCCGTGATCGACCACTTCCCCTCCGCCAAGGTGGTCGCCGCCGGTGGTGCCGCCATCAAGGCGCTCGCCGAGGAGGGCTTCGTGGGTGGAGTCACCATGACCGCAGTGTCCGGCACCTCCCGCTACGAGACGGCGGCCAAGCTGGCCAGCTACTCCCAGGGCGCCGAGGTGGGCTTCCTGGCCTCCGGTGAGGTATTCGCAGACGCCCTCGCGGGCGGCGCCGCGGCGGCCAACTACGGTGGCCCGCTGCTGCTCACCGAGCCGGGCAAGCTGCCTGCGGTGACCGGCCAGGCCATCCAGGACAGCAAGGTCAAGCGAGTCAACGTGCTCGGCGGGCCGCGCTCGGTGGACGCCAGCGTCGTCGCGGCAGTGCAGGCACTGCTTAAGTAA
- a CDS encoding phage holin family protein — protein MSSPNSQQPSVGELVGRISLSISSLIRGEIDLAKAKAALIGKRYGMAIAMFAAAAVLALFALPFVLWTIVYVLAIWLPMWASVLIVTGLLFLLIAVLGWRGIASLRAASKVQVSPAEGLAVSVQAVTTGVAQGQAKAAAQEQAAAAARSVQDQYGAGVAGGTTNTVKPASEGEAK, from the coding sequence GTGTCTTCCCCGAACAGTCAGCAGCCCTCAGTGGGAGAGCTCGTGGGGCGCATCTCGCTCTCCATCTCCTCGCTGATCCGTGGCGAGATCGATCTGGCCAAGGCCAAGGCGGCTCTGATCGGAAAGCGCTACGGCATGGCCATCGCCATGTTCGCCGCCGCTGCGGTCCTGGCACTCTTCGCCCTACCGTTCGTCCTCTGGACGATCGTCTACGTGCTGGCCATCTGGCTGCCGATGTGGGCGAGCGTGCTCATCGTGACCGGCCTGCTGTTCCTGCTGATCGCAGTGCTTGGGTGGCGAGGCATCGCCTCCCTCCGGGCCGCGAGCAAGGTGCAGGTCTCCCCCGCTGAGGGGCTGGCCGTCTCCGTGCAGGCCGTCACCACCGGCGTGGCCCAGGGCCAGGCGAAGGCCGCGGCGCAGGAGCAGGCCGCAGCTGCGGCTCGCTCCGTGCAGGACCAGTACGGCGCCGGCGTAGCCGGGGGCACCACCAACACCGTCAAGCCCGCTAGCGAAGGAGAGGCGAAGTGA